From Acinetobacter lwoffii, a single genomic window includes:
- a CDS encoding Na+/H+ antiporter family protein: MFAILAAIGVMFGLSLARVPVVFALVIGAVTGGLLAGLGLQGTLDAFNNGLGGGAKIALAYGILGAFALALARSGLPDLLAYKMISTLKGEADFKAQNRVKYLIFFTVAIAAVFSQNVIPVHIAFIPVLIPPLLAVFNHLKLDRRVIACLLTFGLVGTYMLIPVGFGAIFLNDILGHNINTFGKPYGFEISYDQIPSAMAIPVFGMFVGLLVAIFISYRKPRQYQDIHVQEQQSISAELGVAEQVKPQIAKFTIWMAGLAVIATLAVQLYSDSMILAGLVGVAILSCAGIFKWKEADDVIITGMRMMALVGFIMIAAQGFAAVIEATNQVPTLVEASVNWIGDSQALAAFLMLLIGLLITLGIGSSFSTIPILAIIYVPLCIQFGFSPAATIAIIGTAAALGDAGSPASDSTLGPTSGLNMDGQHDHMKDSVIPTFIHFNIPLMIFGWIAAMVL, translated from the coding sequence ATGTTCGCAATTCTTGCTGCTATTGGAGTCATGTTCGGACTCTCGTTGGCACGTGTACCTGTGGTTTTTGCCCTGGTCATTGGTGCTGTTACAGGTGGTTTATTGGCAGGTCTAGGCCTGCAGGGAACCTTGGACGCGTTTAACAATGGCTTGGGTGGTGGTGCTAAAATTGCCTTGGCTTATGGTATTTTAGGTGCATTTGCTTTGGCTCTGGCACGTTCGGGTTTACCGGATTTGCTAGCCTATAAAATGATCAGTACCTTAAAAGGTGAGGCCGATTTTAAAGCGCAAAACCGGGTGAAATATCTGATCTTTTTCACAGTCGCCATTGCTGCCGTGTTCTCGCAGAACGTTATTCCCGTGCATATTGCCTTTATTCCGGTACTGATTCCGCCACTATTGGCTGTATTTAACCACTTAAAGCTCGACCGTCGTGTGATTGCCTGTTTGCTGACCTTTGGTCTGGTAGGCACCTATATGCTGATTCCGGTCGGTTTTGGTGCCATCTTCCTGAATGACATTCTGGGTCATAACATCAATACCTTTGGTAAACCATACGGATTTGAAATTAGCTATGACCAGATTCCATCTGCGATGGCAATTCCAGTATTCGGGATGTTTGTAGGCTTATTGGTGGCGATCTTTATTAGCTATCGCAAACCACGTCAATATCAAGATATTCATGTCCAGGAACAGCAAAGTATTTCTGCTGAATTGGGTGTGGCTGAGCAGGTTAAACCGCAGATTGCCAAATTTACCATCTGGATGGCAGGTCTTGCAGTTATTGCCACATTGGCGGTACAGCTTTATTCAGATTCGATGATTCTGGCCGGTCTGGTCGGTGTCGCGATCCTGAGTTGTGCCGGCATTTTCAAATGGAAAGAAGCCGATGATGTGATCATTACTGGTATGCGCATGATGGCGCTGGTTGGCTTTATCATGATTGCAGCACAAGGCTTTGCCGCGGTGATTGAAGCGACTAATCAGGTACCAACCTTGGTTGAAGCATCAGTGAACTGGATTGGTGATAGTCAGGCACTGGCCGCATTTCTGATGCTGTTGATTGGTTTGCTAATTACCCTAGGCATTGGTTCGTCTTTCTCAACCATTCCCATTCTAGCGATTATTTATGTACCGCTGTGTATCCAGTTCGGTTTTAGCCCTGCGGCGACCATTGCGATTATCGGAACTGCAGCAGCTTTGGGTGATGCCGGTTCTCCAGCTTCGGATTCAACTTTAGGCCCAACTTCTGGTCTGAATATGGATGGTCAGCATGATCATATGAAGGATAGTGTGATTCCAACCTTCATTCACTTTAATATTCCGTTAATGATTTTTGGCTGGATTGCAGCCATGGTTCTGTAA
- a CDS encoding OmpW/AlkL family protein, with translation MLKQAALIALMGLSASAMAGQWQVKVGASSLAPSSDTEIAPGLVVEADQEYGFTPSVEYFFNDNISAELLLATPFNHDISAQGLGKIAKIKHLPPTITAKYNFKNATRFTPYIGVGGTAFIAWDEEGLAKDVKEEFGLAGQVGFNYQPADAKNWGVFADVRYADLSPEVTLDDADNTKFDLNIDPWVYTIGYSYKF, from the coding sequence ATGTTAAAGCAAGCTGCTCTAATTGCATTAATGGGTCTTTCTGCATCTGCGATGGCAGGTCAATGGCAGGTGAAAGTTGGTGCCAGTTCTTTAGCACCATCAAGTGACACTGAAATTGCACCAGGTTTAGTCGTAGAAGCGGATCAAGAATATGGTTTTACGCCATCGGTTGAATACTTTTTTAATGACAATATCTCTGCAGAACTTTTATTAGCTACGCCATTTAATCACGACATTTCTGCTCAGGGTCTAGGGAAAATTGCCAAGATTAAGCATCTTCCACCCACAATTACCGCTAAATATAACTTTAAAAATGCAACACGTTTTACGCCATATATTGGTGTAGGTGGCACAGCTTTTATTGCTTGGGATGAAGAAGGTCTGGCTAAAGATGTGAAAGAGGAATTTGGTTTGGCAGGTCAGGTTGGCTTTAATTATCAGCCAGCCGATGCCAAAAACTGGGGAGTATTTGCTGACGTGCGCTATGCAGATTTGAGTCCTGAAGTGACTTTAGATGATGCTGATAATACTAAATTCGACTTGAATATTGATCCTTGGGTTTACACGATCGGTTATAGCTACAAGTTCTAA
- a CDS encoding lysozyme inhibitor LprI family protein: MKFLSQGIVIFFSLLAGSAYAASFDCQKAETVTEKEICEHRLLNDADVKMSTSYHILRRMVPMGTRSVIQRDQVKWLQFRDRCQESVSCLSQVYNMRQQQIDLQFQRIYKLGPY, encoded by the coding sequence ATGAAGTTTTTAAGCCAAGGTATTGTGATCTTCTTCAGCCTGCTGGCAGGGTCTGCCTATGCGGCAAGTTTTGATTGTCAGAAAGCTGAAACCGTGACAGAGAAAGAGATTTGTGAACATCGTCTGCTCAATGATGCCGATGTCAAGATGAGCACCAGCTATCATATTTTGCGCCGTATGGTGCCTATGGGAACCCGCTCGGTGATCCAGCGCGATCAGGTGAAATGGCTACAGTTTCGTGACCGCTGTCAGGAATCTGTGTCTTGTCTGAGTCAGGTTTATAATATGCGCCAGCAGCAAATAGACCTGCAATTTCAACGTATTTATAAGCTTGGGCCTTATTAG
- the htpG gene encoding molecular chaperone HtpG, whose translation MSESSAQKHSFQAEVAQLLHLVTHSLYSNPEIFLRELISNASDACDKLRFEGINHPEFYENDPDLRVRVSLDADNKTITISDNGIGLSEQEAIDNLGTIAKSGTKDFMSKLTGDQKADAQLIGQFGVGFYSGFIVADKITVESRRAGTDVSEGVRWISGGTGEFEVEQITKQGRGTDIILHLRDDALDYLQSYKVKQIINKYSDHISLPIQMQKEVWQEEEAAEGETSKGGQYVKTDEWEVINSASALWTRNKSEITEEQYVEFYKNLSHDFAAPLAWAHNRVEGSTEYTQLLYIPSKAPHDIFTRESKAGIKLYVKRVFIMDDADNLIPNYLRFVQGVVDSADLPLNVSRELLQESRDVKTIREGNTRRILTILDNLAKSEDEKDQANFKTFYQEFASVLKEGLGEDFSNRERILKLLRYATSTNDEVSTSLADYKARMKDGQKAIYYVTADSLNAAKNSPQLELFKKKGIEVLLMTERVDEWAMNFVNEFDGTPLQNVSKGAVDLGDLQDAEEKKALEEAAAQFKPVVDKLTDSLKDKTKEVRVTTRLVDSPACLVTGEGELSPQLIRMLKDAGQPVPDIKPILEINPGHPLVKKLDGSAQFDDLANVIFDQAVIAEGGLPENPAEYVKRINSLLLA comes from the coding sequence ATGAGCGAGTCTAGCGCACAAAAACATAGTTTCCAGGCTGAAGTGGCTCAGTTACTACATCTCGTGACCCATTCGCTTTATTCAAACCCTGAAATTTTCCTGCGCGAATTGATCTCGAATGCCTCAGATGCATGCGACAAATTACGTTTTGAAGGGATTAACCATCCTGAATTTTATGAAAATGATCCTGATCTGCGCGTTCGTGTCAGTCTGGATGCAGACAATAAAACCATTACCATTTCAGACAACGGGATTGGCTTAAGCGAGCAGGAAGCTATTGATAATTTAGGGACTATTGCCAAATCAGGCACCAAAGACTTTATGTCCAAACTGACCGGCGATCAAAAAGCCGATGCTCAATTGATTGGCCAGTTTGGTGTCGGTTTCTATTCCGGCTTTATTGTGGCTGACAAGATTACGGTAGAATCGCGTCGTGCCGGCACAGATGTCTCTGAAGGCGTACGCTGGATCAGTGGAGGAACCGGTGAGTTCGAAGTTGAACAGATCACGAAACAAGGACGTGGTACTGATATTATTCTGCATCTGCGTGACGATGCGCTGGATTATCTGCAAAGCTATAAAGTGAAGCAGATTATCAATAAATATTCAGACCACATCAGCCTGCCAATCCAGATGCAAAAAGAAGTCTGGCAGGAAGAAGAAGCGGCTGAAGGCGAAACCTCTAAAGGCGGCCAGTATGTCAAAACTGATGAGTGGGAAGTCATTAACTCGGCCAGCGCATTATGGACTCGTAACAAGTCTGAAATCACTGAAGAGCAGTATGTCGAGTTCTACAAGAACTTGAGCCATGATTTCGCAGCGCCATTGGCCTGGGCGCATAACCGGGTTGAAGGCAGCACTGAATATACCCAGTTATTATATATTCCAAGTAAAGCGCCACATGATATTTTCACCCGTGAATCCAAAGCGGGTATCAAACTGTATGTGAAACGTGTGTTCATTATGGATGATGCGGATAACCTGATTCCAAACTACCTGCGCTTTGTGCAAGGTGTGGTGGACAGTGCCGATCTGCCATTGAACGTGAGCCGTGAATTACTGCAAGAAAGCCGTGATGTAAAAACCATCCGTGAAGGCAATACCCGCCGTATCCTGACCATTTTGGATAATCTGGCTAAATCTGAAGATGAAAAAGATCAGGCAAATTTCAAGACCTTCTATCAGGAATTTGCTTCAGTATTGAAAGAAGGTCTGGGCGAAGATTTCAGTAACCGTGAACGTATCTTAAAACTGCTGCGTTATGCGACGTCGACCAATGATGAAGTCAGCACATCATTGGCAGACTATAAAGCACGTATGAAAGATGGGCAGAAAGCCATTTATTATGTGACTGCAGATAGTCTGAATGCTGCGAAAAATTCACCACAACTGGAACTGTTCAAGAAAAAAGGCATTGAAGTTCTGTTGATGACCGAACGCGTGGATGAATGGGCGATGAACTTCGTGAATGAGTTCGATGGTACGCCTTTGCAAAACGTGTCTAAGGGTGCGGTTGACTTAGGTGACCTTCAGGATGCAGAAGAGAAGAAAGCCCTTGAAGAAGCCGCAGCCCAGTTTAAACCGGTGGTGGATAAGTTGACGGATTCATTAAAAGACAAGACCAAAGAAGTGCGGGTGACGACGCGTCTGGTCGATTCTCCGGCTTGTCTGGTGACTGGCGAAGGTGAATTGTCTCCACAGCTGATTCGTATGCTGAAAGATGCGGGTCAACCTGTGCCAGATATCAAGCCGATTCTGGAAATTAACCCGGGACATCCGTTGGTGAAAAAACTGGATGGCTCAGCGCAGTTTGATGATCTGGCCAATGTGATCTTCGACCAAGCGGTGATTGCAGAAGGTGGATTACCAGAAAATCCTGCTGAATATGTCAAGCGAATTAATAGCTTGTTGCTTGCTTAA
- a CDS encoding dodecin family protein — MAIAKVVEVNSSSNKSFEDAIQTGIQKVTETVKNVQGAWINEQKVVIKENKITEYRVNLKISFLVD; from the coding sequence ATGGCAATTGCAAAAGTGGTAGAAGTCAATTCAAGCAGCAATAAAAGCTTTGAAGATGCGATTCAAACGGGCATTCAAAAAGTCACAGAAACGGTCAAAAATGTACAAGGTGCTTGGATCAATGAACAGAAGGTTGTCATTAAAGAAAATAAAATCACGGAATATCGTGTCAATTTAAAAATTAGTTTTCTGGTTGATTAA
- a CDS encoding DsbA family oxidoreductase has protein sequence MRVDIWSDVVCPFCYIGKKRLEAAAQEAGIELEVHWHSFQLDPEAPVRQEVSNSERLAQKYGRTVAEVEEMQRNIAEMAKAEGIEFNWEGANSGNTFNAHRLIHLAQSKGLGNEAQEAFFYSYMTQGLAIGERETLEDVAARIGLNPVEVDDLLDSEEYADFVKFDQEVAHEQLKVTGVPFFVFDQRVALAGAQPKEVFLQVFEKALDTSTNSQAAQCSTETCDTPDQAK, from the coding sequence ATGCGCGTAGATATCTGGTCAGATGTGGTTTGCCCCTTCTGCTATATTGGTAAAAAACGTTTAGAAGCTGCTGCACAAGAAGCAGGTATTGAGCTAGAAGTACATTGGCACAGTTTCCAGCTCGATCCTGAAGCACCGGTACGTCAGGAAGTCTCCAACTCTGAGCGTCTGGCGCAAAAATATGGCCGCACCGTGGCAGAAGTCGAAGAGATGCAGCGCAATATTGCTGAAATGGCCAAAGCCGAAGGTATTGAATTTAACTGGGAAGGTGCCAATTCAGGCAATACCTTTAATGCGCATCGCCTGATTCACCTGGCGCAAAGCAAAGGTTTGGGCAATGAAGCACAGGAAGCGTTCTTCTATAGCTATATGACCCAAGGTCTGGCGATTGGAGAACGTGAAACACTGGAAGATGTCGCAGCGCGTATTGGCCTGAATCCGGTCGAAGTCGATGACCTGTTGGATTCGGAAGAATATGCCGACTTTGTCAAATTCGATCAGGAAGTCGCACACGAACAACTCAAAGTGACTGGTGTGCCTTTCTTTGTTTTTGATCAACGTGTGGCATTGGCAGGCGCGCAACCTAAAGAAGTTTTCTTGCAAGTATTTGAAAAAGCGCTCGATACATCAACCAATAGTCAGGCAGCACAGTGCTCAACAGAAACGTGTGACACCCCAGACCAAGCTAAATAA
- a CDS encoding acetyl-CoA hydrolase/transferase family protein, giving the protein MSLDRIRLASLHNKVISPEQAAEFIQDGMTVGMSGFTRAGEAKAVPLALVQQAKANPLKITLITGASLGNDLDKQLTEAGVLARRLPFQVDNTLRKAINNGEVMFIDQHLSETVEQMRNLQLKKPDVAIIEAVAITEDGGIIPTTSVGNSASFAIFAEKVIVEINTNLSPAFEGLHDIYIPTYRPTRQAIPLTQVDERIGTHAINIDPSKIVGIVFNSELHDSPSTVTAPDDETQSIANHLIAFFEKEVAEDRLPKNLGPLQAGIGSIANAVLTGLKDSNFEDLIMYSEVLQDCTFELIDAGKMKFASGSSITLSAKYGEKVFNNLEQYKDKLVLRPQEISNHPELVRRLGIIGINTALEFDIYGNVNSTHVCGTKMMNGIGGSGDFARNAHLAIFVTKSIAKGGDISSVVPFASHIDHAEHDVDILVTEQGLADLRGLAPRERARAVIDNCAHPMYRDALNDYFDRACAKGGHTPHLLREALSWHSNFEENGHMLAVEAAVKTA; this is encoded by the coding sequence ATGTCTTTAGATCGTATCCGTTTAGCCTCCCTACACAACAAAGTCATCAGCCCTGAACAAGCGGCTGAATTCATCCAAGATGGCATGACTGTGGGCATGAGTGGCTTTACTCGCGCTGGTGAAGCGAAGGCGGTTCCTTTAGCTTTAGTTCAACAGGCAAAAGCAAACCCATTAAAGATCACGTTAATTACTGGTGCATCACTAGGGAACGATCTAGACAAACAACTGACTGAAGCTGGTGTATTGGCACGTCGTTTACCGTTCCAGGTAGACAATACTTTACGTAAAGCGATCAACAACGGCGAAGTGATGTTCATTGACCAGCACTTGTCTGAAACTGTTGAGCAAATGCGTAACCTGCAGTTGAAAAAACCAGACGTTGCGATCATCGAAGCCGTAGCAATTACTGAAGATGGCGGCATCATTCCAACAACATCTGTTGGTAACTCTGCAAGCTTTGCGATTTTTGCTGAAAAAGTGATTGTAGAAATCAATACGAATTTAAGCCCGGCATTTGAAGGCTTGCACGATATCTACATCCCGACGTATCGTCCAACGCGTCAAGCGATTCCATTGACTCAAGTTGATGAGCGTATTGGTACGCATGCGATCAATATCGATCCATCTAAAATTGTTGGTATCGTATTTAACAGCGAATTGCACGACTCTCCATCTACTGTAACTGCACCAGATGATGAGACTCAAAGCATTGCCAACCATTTGATCGCTTTCTTTGAAAAAGAAGTAGCTGAAGACCGTCTACCGAAAAACCTCGGACCTCTTCAAGCAGGGATCGGTTCAATTGCAAACGCCGTATTGACGGGTCTGAAAGATTCAAACTTCGAAGACTTGATCATGTACTCAGAAGTACTACAAGACTGTACGTTTGAATTGATCGATGCCGGTAAAATGAAGTTTGCTTCAGGTTCTTCTATTACGCTTTCTGCTAAGTACGGCGAGAAAGTATTTAACAACCTAGAACAATACAAAGACAAACTGGTATTACGTCCACAGGAAATTTCAAACCATCCTGAACTGGTACGTCGTTTAGGTATTATCGGCATCAACACTGCACTTGAGTTTGATATTTACGGTAACGTGAACTCAACTCACGTATGTGGTACCAAAATGATGAACGGTATTGGTGGTTCAGGTGACTTCGCACGTAATGCCCACTTGGCGATCTTCGTAACCAAATCAATCGCGAAAGGTGGCGACATCTCTTCTGTAGTGCCGTTTGCTTCACATATCGACCACGCAGAACATGATGTTGATATCCTAGTGACTGAACAAGGTCTTGCGGATCTTCGTGGTTTGGCTCCGCGTGAGCGTGCACGTGCAGTAATTGATAACTGTGCGCACCCAATGTACCGCGATGCGTTGAATGATTACTTTGACCGTGCATGTGCAAAAGGCGGCCATACCCCTCATCTTCTTCGTGAAGCGCTTTCTTGGCACTCAAACTTCGAAGAAAATGGTCACATGCTTGCTGTTGAAGCTGCAGTAAAAACTGCATAA